In Miscanthus floridulus cultivar M001 chromosome 5, ASM1932011v1, whole genome shotgun sequence, one genomic interval encodes:
- the LOC136453601 gene encoding uncharacterized protein: MGNCSPSPRRRRPTEPGSPPLGSNVSAPTVTVNSVSVSPYALARSPSVSAAAVDAEDAGVVRVYGSDGCPVAWRLRVSLLYKAAAPLHFTPSEAAPLGRPVLRLSAADPEVCGTADELLRLVDARFEGKPRVAPPERPRAASPSAAAAAEVAELVRLQHCSAERHLEGVAAKVAEMVKKGKKSGKGRSVVEAAEVRRLGKWYGDAMEVMLEHARMEETLIFPDIQRASFPGVCDKVNEQHGRHLPMMNGIKEDIKTLLTLELGSPLFHEVVVNLSVRLKALQDHTKEHFKEEENDLLPRLEQVRRMQREEGKVSDKSSSAWASEAVATMEMTHSKLFPFFMTGLLPQEAMQYLDLVCRCTKNTRHLVSMLKSLAERLEDANPSIIHNNPTKLYEHLLVKSP, translated from the exons ATGGGCAATTGCTCTccgtccccgcgccgccgccgcccgacggAGCCGGGCTCGCCGCCGCTCGGCAGCAACGTGTCCGCGCCCACCGTGACGGTCAactccgtctccgtctcccccTACGCGCTCGCCAGATCCCcctccgtctccgccgccgcggtGGACGCCGAGGACGCCGGCGTCGTGCGCGTCTACGGCTCCGACGGGTGCCCCGTCGCGTGGCGCCTCCGCGTCTCGCTCCTCTACAAGGCGGCGGCGCCCCTCCACTTCACGCCCTCCGAGGCGGCCCCGCTCGGCCGCCCCGTGCTCCGCCTCTCCGCCGCCGACCCGGAGGTCTGCGGCACCGCCGACGAGCTGCTGCGCCTGGTGGACGCGCGGTTCGAGGGCAAGCCGCGCGTCGCGCCGCCGGAGAGGCCCCGCGCGGCGTCGCcgtcggccgcggccgccgcggaGGTCGCCGAGCTGGTGCGGCTGCAGCACTGCAGCGCCGAGCGGCACCTCGAGGGCGTGGCGGCGAAGGTGGCGGAGATGGTTAAGAAGGGGAAGAAGTCGGGCAAGGGGAGGAGCGTTGTGGAGGCTGCTGAGGTCAGGAGGCTCGGCAAGTGGTACGGGGACGCAATGGAGGTGATGCTGGAACACGCAAGGATGGAGGAGACCCTCATCTTCCCTGACATACAGAGGGCATCGTTTCCAG GGGTCTGCGATAAGGTTAACGAGCAGCATGGGAGGCACCTGCCaatgatgaatggaatcaaggaGGATATAAAAACACTGCTGACGTTGGAATTAGGGAGCCCCCTATTCCATGAAGTGGTGGTCAACCTCTCGGTTCGCCTCAAAGCGTTGCAG GACCACACCAAAGAGCACTTCAaggaagaagagaatgaccttctccCACGGCTAGAACAAGTACGACGGATGCAGCGGGAGGAGGGGAAGGTTTCTGACAAGTCCAGTTCCGCATGGGCTTCTGAGGCGGTAGCTACAATGGAGATGACACACTCGAAGCTCTTCCCCTTCTTCATGACTGGTCTCCTTCCTCAGGAGGCCATGCAATACTTGGACCTAGTGTGCCGATGCACGAAGAACACGCGCCATCTGGTCTCCATGCTCAAATCTCTTGCAGAACGCCTTGAAGACGCGAACCCGTCAATTATACACAACAACCCTACCAAATTGTATGAGCACCTACTTGTAAAGTCCCCATAA
- the LOC136453603 gene encoding uncharacterized protein, whose protein sequence is MPQVDLESLVCGVSGAGAGDRKVSCETVIAGGSEDASPPRMPPPPPPDPDFPPESITIPIGDDVAFSELNPIYERDDSTKGSTNPKFAAAVVANPIAAKTRSNSTRVAGAPPPAAGTTFFGLPAKIRPTFSRHRPSQGRILHDKRAGGGGGSGSGSRGDGEVEPRSPKVSCIGKVLSDRERHGRRRRGRRGWWHGVAAMFRCDGCAPVPGDASRKMALEDDDGEQQRQQEPGIAGMRRFKSGRRAASWADEALAGDEDDGKERPDSQDAEQWSRRPVI, encoded by the coding sequence ATGCCCCAGGTGGACCTGGAGAGCCTGGTGTGCGGCGTGtcaggcgccggcgccggggaCAGGAAGGTGTCGTGCGAGACGGTCATCGCGGGGGGCAGCGAGGACGCCTCGCCACCGCGgatgccaccgcctccgccgccggacCCGGACTTCCCGCCCGAGTCGATAACCATCCCCATCGGCGACGACGTGGCGTTCTCGGAGCTGAACCCGATATACGAACGGGACGACTCCACCAAGGGCAGCACCAACCCCAAGTTCGCGGCGGCCGTCGTGGCCAACCCCATCGCGGCCAAGACGCGGTCCAACTCCACGCGCGTCGCGGGCGCCCCGCCCCCCGCGGCCGGCACCACTTTCTTCGGCCTCCCGGCCAAGATCCGCCCCACCTTCTCCCGGCACCGGCCGTCGCAGGGCCGGATCTTGCACGACAagcgcgcgggcggcggcggtggtagcggcagcggcagcaggggCGACGGCGAGGTAGAGCCTCGATCGCCCAAGGTGTCCTGCATTGGCAAGGTCCTGTCCGACCGGGAGCGGCACGGGCGGCGCCGGCGCGGGCGCCGCGGGTGGTGGCACGGCGTGGCGGCCATGTTCCGGTGCGACGGCTGCGCCCCTGTACCCGGCGACGCGTCCAGGAAGATGGCGCTGGAGGACGATGACGGAGAGCAGCAGCGACAGCAGGAGCCGGGCATCGCGGGAATGAGGAGGTTCAAGTCCGGGAGAAGAGCCGCTTCGTGGGCCGACGAGGCGCTGGCGGGCGACGAGGACGACGGGAAGGAGAGGCCCGACAGCCAGGACGCTGAGCAGTGGTCCCGGCGGCCGGTAATTTAG
- the LOC136453604 gene encoding uncharacterized protein At5g39865-like, translated as MEDCGGVAAGGGGKKPFQLTRSLTYHHLQGHWPAASAARWRRQQLVDEPRAQQPQAVVLYTTSLRGVRRTFTDCTAVRAILRGFRVAVDKRDVSMDAAIRRELQALLAARGRAFALPQLFISGRLVGGADEVRQLNETGQLRRLLDYAAGQDSAFVCDAYGTGQLREAPPVQLGF; from the coding sequence ATGGAGGATTGCGGCGGCGTCGCGGCCGGAGGCGGCGGCAAGAAGCCGTTCCAGCTGACACGGTCGCTGACGTACCACCACCTCCAGGGGCACTggccggcggcgtcggcggcCAGGTGGCGGAGGCAGCAGCTCGTGGACGAGCCACGCGCACAGCAGCCGCAGGCGGTGGTGTTGTACACGACGTCGCTGCGCGGGGTGCGCCGCACGTTCACTGACTGCACCGCGGTGCGCGCCATCCTGCGCGGGTTCCGCGTCGCCGTGGACAAGCGGGACGTGTCCATGGACGCCGCGATCCGCCGGGAGCTCCAGGCGCTGCTGGCCGCGCGGGGACGCGCCTTCGCGCTCCCGCAGCTGTTCATCAGCGGCCGCCTCGTCGGCGGCGCGGACGAGGTACGACAGCTCAACGAGACCGGCCAGCTCCGTCGGCTCCTCGACTACGCCGCCGGGCAGGACTCGGCCTTCGTCTGCGACGCCTACGGGACAGGGCAATTACGAGAGGCACCACCTGTTCAGctgggcttttag